CGGGCATCGCCGGATGCTCGATCACGTCGTCGCCGCGCAAGACGCGCAAGCCATGCGCGTCGTGGAGCCGAACGGTGCGGTCGCGCGGTTCGACGACGATCACCAATGACGCGCCGCTTGCGAGGTAAACGCCGATCTTGTGGTCGAGCCGGCGCTTGCTGTCGCCGGGCGACAAGATTTCGATCGCGACGTCCGGCGCCAACGGCGGTGCCTCGGCGTCAAGCCCGTCTTCCAAATCGGCAAACCGCTCGTTCGAGAGGTAGGAGATGTCCGGCACGAGCGGTCGGCGGATCTCGTTCGGCGGCGCGACACGGAACCGCCACTCGGTCGCGATCTGTCCACGACCCTCGGCCCACGGCCAGAGCGCGACAGAAAACGCAACCTGAAGGCGCCCGTGCGCCCACGTTGGGCTCACTTTCTGCACCGCGCGGCCGAGGATCCACTCGGTCTCGGGCTTGGTCTCGGGGAGGACGATCTCGTGTATCGACATTGGTTCACGCACGTCTATCACGCGCTCGCGCGTGAAGACAATACCTAAAGCCTAGCGCGGCCTGAACGTCGTTGCGACCGACTGCACGCCGTGCCAGGCGTGCACGGCTAGATTCGGCACGAACTCGTAGAAGGTGATCAACGAGCGCATCGTCCCGCCGAAGCCGATCAGCACGACCGGGATCCCGCAGATGACGAGCACCAACACCCAGCCGAGCAGCGGCGCGAACCCGCGCAGCGGGCTGCGCCCGACGATCGTTCCGGCCGCGAAGTCGCCCAGCCGCCGATGCGCCGGCAGCAATGCGAGAATCCCGCCGATCAGCAGCAGATCGATCGGCCGCAGCAGACCGCGCAGGAACGCGCGCGCCAAGCCGACGCCGCGTTCGCGGAGCGCGAACACGTGCAGCCCGAAGACGAGCTTCCCGATCGTCGTGCCGAAGAGCGCCTCGCTCACCCACACGTAGACGAGCGCCAGCGCGGTGCCGAGCGCGAGCGTCGCGTCGAACGCGGTCTCGTTGTTGTTCGGCAGCCCGGTGATCGGGTTGATCGCGATCAGCGAGTACATCAGCGTCGTCGCGAACACCGCGATCAGCACGAGGTCCAGCGCGAACGCGAAGAAGCGCGCCGCGACGTACCCGAGCGGGTTTCCGACGTCGGGACGCCGCTCCGGAACGACGGTCACCCCGGGCGGCGGGATCACCGTCCCCCTGACCGGCTCGACGACCGCCGGCTCGATGACGCGGCGCTGCGGCGGGGGCGGCGGCGTCACCCGCGGCATCGCAACGGTCGCTTCGAGGTCGTCGCCGGACGGAGGCGGAGGGGTCGACATCGCTGCTATCTACTGCCTCCCGGCCGCCATCGTTTCGCCCTCCGTATGCGGGCGGGCTCCGCCGGATTAGACAAAACCGCTGGCGGCCGTCGCGCCTTTCTTGCGCAGTTCCGCTTGGCGCAGCTCGACGCGCCGGATCTTCCCGGAGCGCGTCTTCGGCAGCTCGGCGACGAACTCGATCTCGCGCGGATACTTGTACGGCGCGGTGACGCGCTTGCAGTGCTCCTGCAGCTCTTTGACGAGCGCGTCGCTCGCTTCGTATCCCGGTCGCAGCACGACGAACGCTTTGACGACGTTTCCACGATCCGGATCGGGCGAGCCGACGACCGCCGACTCCATCACCGCCGGATGCCCCAGCAGCGCGCTCTCCACCTCGAAGGGTCCGATGCGGTATGCGCCCGACGAGATCACGTCGTCCGCGCGGCCGACGAACCAGAAGTAGCCGTCGTCGTCGACCTGCGCGCGGTCGCCGGTCAGATACCACTCGCCGCGCCGCGAGCTCTTCGTCTCCTCGTCGTTCTTGTAGTAGCCGCGGAAGAGCGAGGGCGGATCGCCGCGCAGCGCGATGTCGCCGACCTCGCCCGGCTCGCACGCGTTGCCGTGCTCGTCGACGACCGCGACCTCGTGGCCCGGCGTCGGCTTCCCCATCGAGCCGGGGCGCACGTCCGTGCCGGGCCGGTTCGCGACCAGCAGCGTGTTCTCGGTCTGGCCGTAACCGTCGAGAATCGTCAGCCCGAACGCGTCCTTCCAGCGTTCGATCACTTCCGGGTTCAGCGGCTCGCCGGCGCTGACGCAGTGGCGCAGCTGCGGCAATTTCCAGCGCGCGCCGAGATCGGGCAGCTTCGCTTCCAGACGGTACTCGGTCGGCGCCTGGCACAGCACGGTCACGCCGAGATCGCGAATCAGATCCATCCGCTCTTCGGGGACGAAGCCGCCTTCGTGCAAGACGATCGGCGCGCCGCACGACCACGGCCCGAGCAACACGTTCCACAACGACTTCGCCCAGCCGGTGCCGGCGGTGCACCACACGAGATCGTCACGCTTCACATCGAACCACACCGACGCTTGCATGCGCTTCGCGTACGTGTAGGCGACCGAATGCACCACGCCTTTCGGGTCTTTCGTCGTGCCGCTCGTGTAGACGATGTACGCCAGGTCGTCCTTGCGCGTCGGCTCGCCTTCCCACGGCTGCGCGCGCGCGAGCAGCGGATCGGCCGCGGTCCAGCCCTCGCGCTCGCCGCCTACCAGCAGCCACGTTTTCAGGCCGGGCGCCTCGGCGCGCATCGCGTCGAACTCGGCCGCGTTCGACACGTGCGCGACGACCGCGACCGCGCCGCTGTGGTTGGCGCGGTAGAGCAGGTCTTTGGCGCGCAGCTGCTCCGCGCTCGGCACCGCGACCGCGCCGATCCGCAGCAGCGCCGTCATGCAGAACAGCCACTCGGGAATCTTCGGCAGCACGACGACGACCCGCTCGCCCTTCTTCACGCCCGCGTCGCGCAGCACCGCCGCCCACCGCTTCGACGCATCGGCGATCTGGGTGAACGTGTACTCGCGCCGCTTTCCGGCGGCGTCGACGAACAGCAGCCCGCGCCGGTCCTCGCGCGCCAACCGGTCGATCACGTCGCGGGCGAAGTTGAACTCGGCCGGAACGTCCCAGATCAGCGCTGCTTCGGTCATGCTCCGAGGATTCGCAGGGCGCCCCGGCGCACCCGCCCACATGGCCGTCCCCGATTTCGCCCGCATCCTGCGCGCCTCGCAGATCCGCGTCGGCAAGGTGCGCGTCCGCGGCGTTCCGGCGATCCTGCTCGGCGTCAGCACGATCGTCGCGGTCGCCGGAACCGCCCACGCGCTGGCGCTCGCGGCGCCCTCGGTCGGCGAGGCGCTCCGCGAGGCGACGAAGCTGGTCGACGCGATCAAAAGCGACCGCGGCGACCAGCGCCGGCTCAACGCCTAGAGCGTTCGGGCGTCACCACGGCGCGGTCAGCCGCAGCACGATGCGCCGCGGCGCGTTCCACTGCGTCGTGTTGAAGCCGTTGTTCACCTTGATCAGATAGCGTTTGTCGAACAGGTTCTCGACCGAGAGCGTGTAGCCGACCCCGTGCGAGCTGCGGTCCGCATTGCGACCGAGCGACGCGTCGAGGATCCAGTGCGCCGGCAGCCGCCCTTGACCGTTCTCGAACTGCGTCGGGAAGCCGGTGCTGTACTCGGTCTGCAGCGTCGCGAACGATTTCAGGCCGCTGCCGAAATGGCGGGTGTAGAAGGCGTTCCCCTCCCAGGTCGCGTCGTGGTCTTCCGGCTGCAGCGTGATGTCGCTCGTCGAGCCGGGCGGAAAAAGGAACGTGCTGCCGGAGATGCCGCCGGCCAAGGCACGCTGATAGGTCGCCGAGACGCCCGCGTCGACGCGCGCCGAGGACGCGTCGAGGCGCCCCTCGATTCCGCGGTCGCGGCCGACCGTGTTGTTGAAAACGGCGAACAACGGCGTGTTGGCCAGCTGCGTCGTGTCCAGCACGTTGGTCACGTTGCGGTCGAACGCGTTGACGTATCCGCGCAAGCCCGGCTTGAACGTGTGCGCGAGGCCGACTTCGACGTACGTGTCGTGCTCGGGCTGGAGATCGTACACGGGCGCCGCGCTCGCAGACGTTTGCGTGACGACCGCGTCGCGGCGCACGTCTTCGAGAGCCGGCGCGGAATAGAGCCGGCCGTAGTAGGCGTGCAGCACCGTGTTCGGCGCGATCTCGTCGTTGATCTCGAACCGCGGGCTCAGCTGCGAGCCGCCGACGTAGCCGGTGCTGTGGTCGTAGCGCAATCCGGCGTTGATCGCCAGCCGCGGCGTCGCACTCCACTTGTCCTCGACGTACAAACCGGTCTGCGTTCCGCGCTGCGCCGCGATGTCGGTGAAGTCGGGGGTGCCGGTGATCCGGATCAGCGAGTTGGAGCTGAAGTTCTCCGCCTGCACGTCGGCACCGATCTTCAGGGCGTGCCGGTCGCTGGCGCGGAATGCCGAGACGCGCAACCCGGTGTAGGTCGCCGCGCGGTCCTCGCGCAGGCCGTTCTGCGGCGTCAGCGAGCCGTCCGGGTTGACGACGTTCGCCAGCACGTCGTTGGCGAGATCGCCCGCGTAGACGACGCGGTTGTAGCGCGCCCACGGCACGACGCGCACGTAGCCGTTGCCGTCCTTCGAGGTGTGCGTGTACGAGAGGCTGGCGAAGCGGTCGTACTCGCGCTGCACGTCGTCGGTCCCCGGAACCGAGACGAGCGGCGACTGGAACGAGCCCACGGTGTTGATCGGAATCTGAAACGAGGAGTACTGGTTGGACAGATCGGCGGCGAGCAGATCGCGCTCGCCCATCGGCAGCGCGATGCGCAGAAACTGGTCCGCGCTCGAGGCGTCATCGTGCTGCGCGTTCTGCGAGGGCGCGTCGAGGCCGCGGCCGGTGCGCGAGCCGTTGAGCGCGAGCGAGAACGACGCGCGGCCGGCGGTGAAGTGCTCCGCCAAGCGCGCGTCGGAGGTGCCGAGCTCGCCCGCGCCGAGCGTCAGCGCGCCGCCCGAGCCCGCTTCCGTTCCGCCGCTGAGCACGTTCACGACCGCGCCCTGGCGCGAGCCGCCGAACTCGGCCGGAAACGCGCCGGTGAAGACTTCGACCGCCTGCGCGTTGCGCGGGTCGATGAGCTGCGCGAAGTTCGAGCTGGTCGACTGCGGCAGCGGCGCCCCGTCGAGCTCGTAGCTCAAACCGTGGAAACCGTGCGCGACGGGCTCGTTGTACGAGAACCGCACCACGCCGGGGACTTGCTCGACGATCGCGTCGAGCCGGTCGTTGCGCGGCAGCGCCGCCAGCCGGCGCGCGCCGTACGCGTTCTCCGAGACGGGCGTGCCGCGCACGCTGGTCGTCGTCGCGCCGGTGCGGCCGATCACGGGCGTCGGAACGAGCGCGACGTCGACGATCGCGTCGCTCGCGACGTCGATGCTCGCGAGCGCCGGACCCTCGGCGGTCGCCGCGCTCAGGTTGTAGTGTCCGAACGGCACGCGCGGGAACGCGAAGCGGCCGTCGGAGCCGGTCGTTGCGGTCAGGCTGGTGCGGTCGCCGGCCAGCGTCACGATCACGCCGGCGAGCGGGCGGTGGTCGGCGCGCGTCAGCGTGCCGCGCACGACGCCGACGACGTCGGCGCGCGCCGGCGCCGCCGAGACGACGGCGATCGAAGCGCAGGTGAGCGCGGCGAGCGCCGCGCGGATGGGATTCATAGACATGCTCCGGTTCAGTGGCGAAAGGCGAACCGCCGTGGACTTGCCGCCACGGCGTCTAGCTTGCGTGGAGCCCGTGAAAACCGCGTGAAACGCGGCCCAGAACGGGCGGCTAGCGCCGGACCGGAGGTGCGCGCGAAGGCCGGCGGCGCGCGAGCCGGACGCCGGCCGGAACGAAGAGCGGGTCGGGGACGAGCTTCCACGGCGCTTCGCCGCCGCGGGCGAAGAGCCGCAGGGCCGCAAACACGGCGATCACCAGGCGCTCGGCGAGCGCGAGCACGAGCCGCGCCGCTGCGGCGAGCCCGAGCGCGCTCAGCAGCGCTCCGCCGGTTAGGGCGGCCAGCGCGGCGAGGGCCGGAATCCCGGCCAGCCCGCCGTCCAGCGACAGGATCGCGAGCAGCGGCAGCGCGCCGGCGAGCCCGACGCACGCGGTGAGCGGGGCAAGCCGCTGTCCGGCGACCAGCCGGGCGACGGCGGTCAGCACCGCGGGCTCCTGCGCGCGCAGCCGCACGAACGCCAGCAGCGAGAGCAGGGCCAGCCCCGCGGCGAGCGCCGCGGCGAAGATCAGGACCGGGCAGAGTCCCTCGCCCGCCTGGCCGGCTTGCGGCAGGCCCATTCCGGTCATCCGGCCGGCGATCATCGCCGGCCCGGAGGACACGGCGTGATGGCAGACGTGCGCACCGGTCGCCGCCAGCACGGCGATCGCCAGCGCCGCCGATCCGGCGAGTGCGGCGAAGAGCGCGGGCGCTGCGCGCCGCGCTCGGTCCTGCTTACGCATTCCTACGGTGATAACGTGCGGCACGGGCCTGTGGTTCGCCTGGCAATCCCGCCGGCCACCCGGCGGGTGCGGGGCGGCCGGAGGTCGTAGACGGGGCGCTCGTGATCGATGCAGTGATAACCGCGATGCTCCGCGAGACGATGCCGGACGCGCACGTCAAGGTCTACGACATGACCGGCACCATGGACCACCTGGAAGTGTTGGTGACTTCGAAAGCGTTCGCGGGCGTCTCGCCGCTCGACCGCCACCGGATGGTCGAGAAGGCGCTCGCTCCCGCCCGCGCCGACGGCCGCATCCACGCCCTCCAAATTCGCACCGCCACCCCCGAGGACTCACATGGCTGACCTGCACGACGAGATCAAGCGCGAGATCGCCGACAACACGATTCTCGTCTACGGCAAAGGAACCAAAGACGCGCCGCGCTGCGGCTTCACGCTCGAGACGATTCAATTCTTCAGCGCGTTCGGCTACCCGTTCGAGGTGATCGACGTGCTCGAGGACATGCCCAAGCGCGAAGCGCTCTCGCAGATGACCGACTGGAACACGCTGCCGAAAGTCTTCATCGACGGCCAGTTCTACGGCGACACCGACATCCTGGGACCGATGGCGCAGAGCGGCGAGCTGACGAAGGTGTTGGAGAAGGCGTTCGAAGGCAAGGGCGTCACGCCGACGATCCAGCTCCGCTAGCGCCGAGCTCCGGCCGGTAAACGAAGAGGGCCGTGTCGCGAGACGCGGCCCTCTTCATTTATAACCTCCCCGGCTTAGCGCCCGAAGCTATGCGAGATCTGGAACTTGAACTGACGCGGTCCGTAGTTCTTGAGGGTGGTCGCATAGTATTGACCGCCCTGGAACGGAATTTGGATCCCCGCGAAGT
This DNA window, taken from Candidatus Eremiobacterota bacterium, encodes the following:
- a CDS encoding Uma2 family endonuclease, translated to MSIHEIVLPETKPETEWILGRAVQKVSPTWAHGRLQVAFSVALWPWAEGRGQIATEWRFRVAPPNEIRRPLVPDISYLSNERFADLEDGLDAEAPPLAPDVAIEILSPGDSKRRLDHKIGVYLASGASLVIVVEPRDRTVRLHDAHGLRVLRGDDVIEHPAMP
- a CDS encoding RDD family protein → MSTPPPPSGDDLEATVAMPRVTPPPPPQRRVIEPAVVEPVRGTVIPPPGVTVVPERRPDVGNPLGYVAARFFAFALDLVLIAVFATTLMYSLIAINPITGLPNNNETAFDATLALGTALALVYVWVSEALFGTTIGKLVFGLHVFALRERGVGLARAFLRGLLRPIDLLLIGGILALLPAHRRLGDFAAGTIVGRSPLRGFAPLLGWVLVLVICGIPVVLIGFGGTMRSLITFYEFVPNLAVHAWHGVQSVATTFRPR
- a CDS encoding AMP-binding protein, translating into MTEAALIWDVPAEFNFARDVIDRLAREDRRGLLFVDAAGKRREYTFTQIADASKRWAAVLRDAGVKKGERVVVVLPKIPEWLFCMTALLRIGAVAVPSAEQLRAKDLLYRANHSGAVAVVAHVSNAAEFDAMRAEAPGLKTWLLVGGEREGWTAADPLLARAQPWEGEPTRKDDLAYIVYTSGTTKDPKGVVHSVAYTYAKRMQASVWFDVKRDDLVWCTAGTGWAKSLWNVLLGPWSCGAPIVLHEGGFVPEERMDLIRDLGVTVLCQAPTEYRLEAKLPDLGARWKLPQLRHCVSAGEPLNPEVIERWKDAFGLTILDGYGQTENTLLVANRPGTDVRPGSMGKPTPGHEVAVVDEHGNACEPGEVGDIALRGDPPSLFRGYYKNDEETKSSRRGEWYLTGDRAQVDDDGYFWFVGRADDVISSGAYRIGPFEVESALLGHPAVMESAVVGSPDPDRGNVVKAFVVLRPGYEASDALVKELQEHCKRVTAPYKYPREIEFVAELPKTRSGKIRRVELRQAELRKKGATAASGFV
- a CDS encoding TonB-dependent receptor, with the protein product MNPIRAALAALTCASIAVVSAAPARADVVGVVRGTLTRADHRPLAGVIVTLAGDRTSLTATTGSDGRFAFPRVPFGHYNLSAATAEGPALASIDVASDAIVDVALVPTPVIGRTGATTTSVRGTPVSENAYGARRLAALPRNDRLDAIVEQVPGVVRFSYNEPVAHGFHGLSYELDGAPLPQSTSSNFAQLIDPRNAQAVEVFTGAFPAEFGGSRQGAVVNVLSGGTEAGSGGALTLGAGELGTSDARLAEHFTAGRASFSLALNGSRTGRGLDAPSQNAQHDDASSADQFLRIALPMGERDLLAADLSNQYSSFQIPINTVGSFQSPLVSVPGTDDVQREYDRFASLSYTHTSKDGNGYVRVVPWARYNRVVYAGDLANDVLANVVNPDGSLTPQNGLREDRAATYTGLRVSAFRASDRHALKIGADVQAENFSSNSLIRITGTPDFTDIAAQRGTQTGLYVEDKWSATPRLAINAGLRYDHSTGYVGGSQLSPRFEINDEIAPNTVLHAYYGRLYSAPALEDVRRDAVVTQTSASAAPVYDLQPEHDTYVEVGLAHTFKPGLRGYVNAFDRNVTNVLDTTQLANTPLFAVFNNTVGRDRGIEGRLDASSARVDAGVSATYQRALAGGISGSTFLFPPGSTSDITLQPEDHDATWEGNAFYTRHFGSGLKSFATLQTEYSTGFPTQFENGQGRLPAHWILDASLGRNADRSSHGVGYTLSVENLFDKRYLIKVNNGFNTTQWNAPRRIVLRLTAPW
- a CDS encoding BolA family transcriptional regulator, which produces MLRETMPDAHVKVYDMTGTMDHLEVLVTSKAFAGVSPLDRHRMVEKALAPARADGRIHALQIRTATPEDSHG
- a CDS encoding glutaredoxin, whose protein sequence is MADLHDEIKREIADNTILVYGKGTKDAPRCGFTLETIQFFSAFGYPFEVIDVLEDMPKREALSQMTDWNTLPKVFIDGQFYGDTDILGPMAQSGELTKVLEKAFEGKGVTPTIQLR